The Carassius auratus strain Wakin chromosome 21, ASM336829v1, whole genome shotgun sequence sequence AGGCCATGTTGATTAGGCACTGACAAATTAGGCATCTGTCAGTGTTGCTATTAAGAGTATTTTTCTCTGATGAAAGTTTGAACGGGaacaaaatggttattttatattaaagtcTTCAGTAGCCTGAAACTCAAAGTGTTCTTATTTGTAAAACTCTTGTTCACCATAGAGATGTTTCTGTTAAGAGATATTGTAAGGTTTGTGTCGAAGGAGGTGTTTCGGAGATCTAGAATGAAAGGAATGGAGGTCTGTGTTTAGCTCTCTGCAAACATAAAGCGCACACGAAGAGCAGCTTAAATCCCCAAACCGCCTGATGGGAATTAAACACAAAGTATACATTTTGGAAATATAGTGTTGGGAATTACAGTGAGAATATGTGGAATGTAATAAAACTGTTCATTTTTGTATAGTTTGTCTAATAAGCCTATGATAATCTCAGGATGGTTTCTCATTACCATGGTAAAACcatataaaactgaaaatatgagataatttaatatatattatacaaataatggcATGAATACACTTAAGAATAGATTCTTGAAAAGAaagtttattatgtatttattttttcatgagaaatgcaaattattaatttaatactgGATAATTGGTgtcatataaaaaatgtaatactgtgACAAAAAGGTGCCATGTATTTTAAACAGGATTTAAATTTGCATAAAACATCTTTTCTGTGGTCTTATTGGGAGAAAAAGGTTACTTAATGTATTTTACTTGATGCATTTTTCATGCGAGTAATGCcaagtaatattttaatactaGATCATTGGTGTCAGCATATATACCAATGCAAATCTTTGGCCAAATGTTACATTCTGTGGTCTTAATTATACAGTTACtttaaatgagtttttattttaaacacaaactGGTTCCTATTCTGTTTTTTTCTCCAAATACTTTAGATCTAATGTCTGTCACATTGTTTTTTCCATTCACAGGCACTTATGTGAAACAAAAGTGTAGCGGTGACCAGGAGAAGGGCATTTGTGCTCCGTGTGAGAGGGGCACATATGCCGAACACCCCACGGGCATGGATCAGTGTCTGCAGTGCAGCCAGTGCCACAGAGGTAACAATCTCCACTTTCCTCTCCAAACCAGTCATTTAGTCAACATCGCAATTAGATGTTTGTAAAAGGCAAGGCCAGATCTGTCTCTTGTAGTTGTTTAAAGTAAGTGTTTATGTGTCAGGCCTGTGACTGGCACTTAGAGGTACAGAAATCTCAACCCTCTGCTTTTGTAATTGATTGTTGAGTTTTCCAGTAGACAGCCATCTGTAGTCTGCACTGACTCTCCGGAGAAGCAGAGCACTCAGGAATGTAAAATTTATACATCTCGAATGAATAATGGAACACACATGGTCCTTGGCATGCTGGGAAGGTAGCAACGCAACCCATCGCTGGTGACTACTGGACAAACAATTAACTTCTGAATATGCAGTCGGAAAACATAaattagaaaaaacaaaaattcagAATCGCTTTTGAACAGCATGGAAAAATGTGCGGCATACAGTGATCTCCAAGTGAGAGGGAACATCTAAAGCACATTGAACCCATCAGAGAAATCCCGTTCTTCTGCAAAGCTATTTAGTATGTCTCTGGTTCCTATGAAGTCAAAGCCATCCATTAAAGTGCTGTTTATTTTGATTGGACAGCCACATTTACcgtttattaaatcattttgattTACCTAAACACTCTTTCCCACAAGACCCTACTGCTTGTTCAGATCCAAACTCTGTTGTAAACACTACATGTTCGTATAAACAAAATCTCGCTCGCCCGTTTAGACAATGATCCTCCCATAGGATTCTCAAGAGGACAGGGACATAAGCAGGCCCCATGAATAGAGCAGAGTCTAGTGTTTCCTGTGCTGGACACCTCGCTCCTGGGAATCTGATCTCCTAATGTTACACGTCCTGGGTGTGGCCCCACTCCTCTGTTCTTTCActaaacatttgtgtgtgtatgaaagacTGATCCATCCTCAGGTTTATGCACACCTTTGTGTATCTTGTCCGGGTTTGTGTATATGCTTGTGTTTTAGGATGATGCAGGGCATGCCTGTATCATGTGGCGTCTTGTTCGATATCAATTTTGCACAATTAATCACTCCCAGGTTAGCCCTTCTTCCTGCTGAGTCACGAGGGTGTGTTGATTTAAGACTTTCCATGCAGTTCTTTCCATGCAATATCTGCGTTCTCTGAGGCAGGTATTTGTTGTACTAAATGTCAAGTGACTTAAACTGGATCTGTATTGACTGAACATTTGTCTAATCATTCATTTAAACactgaatgactttctttctttctttttttcatccaaTTTTGGACTGAATCTGGATCAGGTTCTGGATTTATCCAAAAcgtaaatatcttattttacccTGCAGAGGTGCATTTCAGATatgaaatgcataaatttaatttagatgGTTTTAGCAGTAATACTCTGAATcttatttttatgtacatttggATTGACTCTAGATTAcatgaaatgtatataattcaTTTAACCTTATAGGTGTGCATTTACAGTCTTCTTGGGcagatattgattttaaaatgcatacttttttttattattctaaatttGGATTAAATCTAGGATCTGCATTTACAGTATGCAGACATTAACCCTTCAGAGGTCCATTTAGTATTTTCTCTGAGACAGGTGCTAGCCTAGTTGAAACGATAGTGTATATAgaattatttttcaaatctaGATGTGGATTAAATCTAGCTCTGGATTATTCTTGTAGCATCTGGATTGATGCAATCATTCAGTTCACCCTTACAATGTGTGTTAAGACTTTCTTTCTCTTCCAGCTGTTCTCGGAGGCTAATGTTAGTAGTAACAGATAAACACTAAATCGTTCTCCCTGAATCTAAATCAAATCTGTATTGATCCAGCATTCATGTGTGTTCCATGCGTTTTCCGAGGCATTGTTTCTCTCCCACTTTCTTCATCCTTCCCTCCCTCACTTTTTTGCTTCTCTTCCTCCTTTAACAGATCAGATCATGGTTGCCGAATGCACCAGAACAAGCAACACCAAGTGTGAATGCAAACCCGGTACCTTCTGCCTCCCGGACGAGCCCTGTGAAGTGTGCAAGAAATGCTCCAAGTGAGTTCCTCCTTTCCTCTGGAACGTGCTCTTCCCTTTTGACCTCTGATCTGCAGCACAACACCCAGATGAAAGCTCTGACACTCCCACCTTCTATTCTCTTAACCTTTCAGCCCCAGCCTCTGCTTTAGATCTCCAAATCCAATGAGTCAGATCCCTTTCCCACTGATtcactctctccaccttcaaccCCTGAGGCTATTACTGTGCTATTCATAATGACAATCATTTAAAGACTCCTATTTTAGGCCTTTGGCATCAGACCTTTTCTAAAAGGCATATTTTTGACCGTGGTTTTGCAGGTGCAAAACTGATGAGGAAGAAGCGATCAGCTGCACTGCGACATCCAATACAAAGTGCAGGAAGAAAAGCTCTCCTCAGCCAACGGACAAGCCTTCGGCATCAAATAACTCTGTTACCACAGGTAAGACAGGCaaatgcataagattttttttttttacttgaaataagaaAGAAAGTGGCTCAAACTTGACATTAATAACACTATATCATGCAATCATGAACAGaaggaaatatttaatttaatcttcttttctttttcagcagTTGGTATATCAGTTTTAATACTGATTGTAATAATTGCAGTTGGAATGTTTATCCTCCATAAGAGATGCCGACGTCGAACAGTCGGTATGTTAAAAATCCTTTTTTAATCCTTGTATTTAATAACAATGCAGTGCCGTtgttatatatgtataagaagTATATGAAGACTTTTATAAACAATCATAGCACATTGTACAACAATTAATGCCTTCATAGTATTATGGCATAGATCTGCAGAGAAGCAAAAGTACTTGTAttgaaactgctttaaatatatatttattatgggCCTAATTGCTATCAATTTTATTTCAGACCCTCCTGGTGATTGTGAAAAAGCGAAGCTTCCTATTGTAAGTGTTTTTTGgctttttatgcattattttgatTCGTTAGATGAATTCGGTTAATATTATGCTGATGCTGCagataaatgtgaatttaactttaaaaaagaaacataaattattttattaattaaatgatataaaataaatacatttttgttgttctTGACGTCACTTAGGATGAGCGTTCAAGATCAGAAGAGGACCAAGAGAACAGCCGCAATGCTGTATTAGAGAGGGAAGAGGGGAAACGATCCGAGTCCCATCCCTTGTTGACACAAGTAACGCAGGAAACCAGCACCAAGAGCATACCAGTGGAGGATGAGGACCGGGGATTGGGCGACAGCTTGCCAAACACTACCAGCTCTTCCCAAACCAGTCTATCTGCCCTCCCTCCTCAAGTCTACAATGAGGAATCCCCACAACCGAGTCCCTCAGCCCTGAGACAGACGGAGACCGTTACAGAGCCATGGGCACGGGTTAGTAAGAATCGGGACCAATCACACTTTTTGGATCAATCACAGAGTCATTAACcatcaaaacacagtaaaatgcCAAGATAGTGCCTTCAAATGTGTGGGAAGTTCCCTAGCAGAAatcttaatttacaaaaaatttaGTAAATTCACAACAATGCAAAACctgatttcttctttttttcttataggaTGATGGTCCTCCCAGGAGACTTGTTCCATTAATTGGTAAGATATTATTCTCTCAGACACAGTTTTTTAAGAATACATAACTATAATATGACAACAACATTTCTTGGTTTATATTGAGTAAATGTGGCCAGACATCACAGTGTTGCGGTTTATGACTTCTTTGTAAAAAGATTAATTAGCAGAGGGCAATAGAAAGAtgtgttgtttattttcttcCTGTTTTTTAAGTGCACAAATGTTCTAAAAACAATAATTGAAtctaaagaaaaatgtcaaaaagagACCATTCAAATGGTTTTGGGTtggtcagataaaaaaaaatataataataataagtctatTATTCTCaccagagctgcatttatttgatcaaaaatacaataaaaactgtaatactgtgaaatattattaccatttcaaataacaagtttctattttaaaatgtaatttattcctgtgatgttaaagctgaattttcagcagtcattactccggTATTCAGAAATCATCTAACATGCTGagttgttgctcaagaaacaatttcAGTGTTGAAAGCAGCTGTGCTGCTTTagttttgtagaaactgtgataggattttcaggattcttttaaataaaaggattaaaagaaaagcatttatttgaaatagaaaatgttaaatgCCACGAGTGTGACTTTTATCATCcgtgtttaaaataattattaatctaATTCTGTATTTGAATTAATCCTAACCTTAATTACAAGTACAGAATGcaccattttcatttaatataattggTTCTTTTCAAGTTCATTTTCCAAAAGATCCATTAGACCTGTTCTGAAGTCTTATTGCTCTGATATAATAGGTGAGGAGGAGTCTCTAAGCAAGAGTTTCGACCTGTTTGACACCCTGGATGTGCGGTACCACAACAAGTTTTTCCGTAGCATCGGCGTGAGCGACAACTCCATCAAGGTGGCCGAATCACAGCACCCTGTGGACAAAGTCTATGAACTACTGCGGGTTTGGATGCAGAAAGAGGGCCTGCGGGCAAACATCAACACATTACTACAGGCTCTGCTAGACCTGGACCAGCGGTATTCAGCAGAACACATCGCCTCCAAGGCTGTTGAGCGAGGCTACTACAAATATGAGTGATGTCTCTTCAAGACTGCAGATTATTTGTTGAGTACAAGAACTAAGTAATGGAGAGGTGtaaattcatttagatttctcCCCAGTGGGTCTGTGGGTCTCATGGCATGGACTTGATGTCCTGTTATGGAGACTTTGGAGAATCTCCTCTCTATAGCGCCCATGTTGGGTTTAGAAGCCAACACTGAACCTTTTTTTAAGGATTTACACTGGCTAGCAGCAGAGGGCGATGTGTTCCCTCTCAACCGTGCATTGTATTGTTACTTGATGCACTGGCCTCAGGCTTTTAAACTACAGGTTGGTGCAAAGCCTACCTATAGATGTCATTAAGCCAAATGTTCAAACTAAAACAAGTGTATTAAGTACTGACAGGCCCAATCGGAAGATGTTCACAAGATTCACACTACATGTAGTCATATTTCTGCAGTGAATCACTTCTATTCTTAGCTTCAAACCTTGTTAAACTCTGTTACAAACGAACAAATATGCTTCAAGATGAGTTTAGAACTTGGTTCAGGATGAGTTTTGGATTTCAGACGTATATGTCAACAGTTTAGAGTTTCAATTGAAGTTCAGAACATGGTtctttatgggtttttttttttttattattccagaATATCTCATAGTCAGGCTGCCCCTGAATTCTACCAGTGAAAGGTGACCCTTCTTCATCTGTTTGGTGCGAGGACGAGATGTTTTTCAAACTTATCGACCTTTCCTGCCTGTTCCGTTTTCCTcgtttatatttaattaagtgatatatttatttgttttgtttatacaaattattatttataccgGTTACCAATATTCATCTACAGTAAGTGTTCCTGAAGAATTTATCGTGACTGAGATGTTCAACAGACAAATCCTTCTGGTCCTTTCACAAGCAGATTTAGTGCCATCTTCAAATAGTTTTCTGTAGCTAAGGCGTTTCTGCATTTACCCCGAGTGTGTCGCCTACTACAGACACATCGTTTCTTTTATATGAATCACAAAACGTGTCCTTCGCTGTGGATTTTGTAATGGTGTTGTCCGTTAACGTTGTTCCGCGGGTTGAACTAATATTAAGGATAAGGAGGCATTTCAAACTTCTTCTCGCTGTTCTTGTTTTATATGCGGTAGTGCACAGGTACGTGTTTTAGATAGTTAAAAGATGAAGGAAATTTATGTTCATCCACAAACTGCTTACAGTTGAATTGCCTTTTGTCTAGTATGTAAATAATTGTCAAGAATTCTATTAAACGAAActaatagatatatatttatggAAGCCCTAAGAGCACAATGTAATGGGTACTGCCTAAAAACCCAATCGAAGgaacaaattgaaatttaaaatgaacaagcaAGAATAGATATTATCTAAATAAACATGGCTTCTTAATTCATTTACGTATCAGTAAATGAACTGTGACGTCTGACTCGGCTGTATAGCTATGTAGCTGTATCGGcgtatgaaatatattttcagaaCCGATCTCAGACCAGCTTCACCTTCTTACAGACTTGTTGGAGTTAAAGCTAAAATGAGTTCAGAACAAAATGGCTCCCCCTGCCTTCCACATGTAATTATGAAATTGTAGAGCTATCGTTCAGTGCAGGCACTGCCACCTATTGACATAGAGTTGAATAGCAAGAGAAAAACCTGCATCAATTTcaagggacttttttttttccacatcttCACAGCCTTTTCTAGACATCTTCCATCTTTTTGCACTGAATTTAACGTTTAGTGTCTCTTCAGATGTAGGTGCAGGAGTTTTTACCTCTGAGCAGTTCTCTgagtttttgataattttttttttttttttttattgcaactcCACGTTGTTTCTGCCTTGACGCCTAACACAGACGCATGCCTCAGTGTTCACTCTTGCTTCATTTTCTCAATATCTCTCTATGAGTAgaagttttgtatatttttttcccccttagaCAATTGTTTGCTCGtttatgaatgtaaaatgttTGCTGTTGCAAAATAGATTTGTGAAtgtttgttttgaaaataaagttttaaaaaattaatggcgttattgtgtttaatatttattatatactaataaTTTCTAAGCAATTTTGCAATCAATCCCTTAATCTTTTAAAattgcctttttaattaattaattttattataatactgTATAGCCTAATACTAAAGAATTTACTCTGAAATTAACTGAACATGGAATTTAGAGCCACATACTGAGATaaagaaaacattaatgtttCATAAAAGAGAATGGAATGCA is a genomic window containing:
- the LOC113038706 gene encoding tumor necrosis factor receptor superfamily member 1A-like isoform X1, whose amino-acid sequence is MDKSTTMKLMVIIIVTLIHVGHGAAELGFAGDLQNRTARQLNCMENHEYPHTGFCCKNCEAGTYVKQKCSGDQEKGICAPCERGTYAEHPTGMDQCLQCSQCHRDQIMVAECTRTSNTKCECKPGTFCLPDEPCEVCKKCSKCKTDEEEAISCTATSNTKCRKKSSPQPTDKPSASNNSVTTAVGISVLILIVIIAVGMFILHKRCRRRTVDPPGDCEKAKLPIDERSRSEEDQENSRNAVLEREEGKRSESHPLLTQVTQETSTKSIPVEDEDRGLGDSLPNTTSSSQTSLSALPPQVYNEESPQPSPSALRQTETVTEPWARDDGPPRRLVPLIGEEESLSKSFDLFDTLDVRYHNKFFRSIGVSDNSIKVAESQHPVDKVYELLRVWMQKEGLRANINTLLQALLDLDQRYSAEHIASKAVERGYYKYE
- the LOC113038706 gene encoding tumor necrosis factor receptor superfamily member 1A-like isoform X2; translation: MDKSTTMKLMVIIIVTLIHVGHGAAELGFAGDLQNRTARQLNCMENHEYPHTGFCCKNCEAGTYVKQKCSGDQEKGICAPCERGTYAEHPTGMDQCLQCSQCHRDQIMVAECTRTSNTKCECKPGTFCLPDEPCEVCKKCSKCKTDEEEAISCTATSNTKCRKKSSPQPTDKPSASNNSVTTVGISVLILIVIIAVGMFILHKRCRRRTVDPPGDCEKAKLPIDERSRSEEDQENSRNAVLEREEGKRSESHPLLTQVTQETSTKSIPVEDEDRGLGDSLPNTTSSSQTSLSALPPQVYNEESPQPSPSALRQTETVTEPWARDDGPPRRLVPLIGEEESLSKSFDLFDTLDVRYHNKFFRSIGVSDNSIKVAESQHPVDKVYELLRVWMQKEGLRANINTLLQALLDLDQRYSAEHIASKAVERGYYKYE